Proteins from one Geothermobacter ehrlichii genomic window:
- the icmF gene encoding fused isobutyryl-CoA mutase/GTPase IcmF produces MEQEPYRPKHHIRFVTATSLFDGHDVSINIMRRLLQDSGAEVVHLGHNRSAQEIVLTAIQEDVQGIAVSSYQGGHLEFFKYMYDLLQEYGSGHIKIFGGGGGVIIPDEIRELEDYGICKIFSPEDGRRMGLQGMINYKLQQCDFAPPRRIGRDLEMLPAGDHQAIARMITCAEQLVTEANGELQAAHDRVKELAREVPVVGITGTGGAGKSSLTDELVRRFLNDFTDKHIAILSVDPTRKRTGGALLGDRIRMNAINNPRVYMRSLATRDSRSELSAAIREAMTVLKAANFDLIIVETSGIGQGDTGIIEVCDVSLYVMTSEFGAPTQLEKIDMLDFADLVALNKMEKRGAEDALRNVRKQVRRNRKLFEAADEELPVYGTIASQFNDAGTNRLYRALIDKLNEKCRTGWQSRIEIGDQDSLAQRIIPPEKTSYLGEISHTIRNYRQQVERQTELARQLFQLEGAKKLLPDPAASLDELIEQTRDRLSAETRQTLEKWPELKKAYRQDVMVTRVRDRELRNELFTTTISGTRIPKVCLPDFADYGEIVRWCMKENAPGFFPYTAGLFPFKRTAEDPKRQFAGEGTPERTNRRFHFLTKDDPAKRLSTAFDSITLYGEDPDERPDIYGKIGMSGVSICTLDDMDKLFAGFDLCDPMTSVSLTINGPAPMILAMFLNTAIRQQVEKFRKENGREPDADEYHRIRAWTLQTVRGTVQADILKEDQGQNTCIFSTEFALRMMGDVQQYFIDNNVRNYYSVSISGYHIAEAGANPISQLAFTLANGFTYVEYYLARGMHIDDFAPNLSFFFSNGLDPEYSVIGRVARRIWAVVMRDKYGANKRSQMLKYHIQTSGRSLHAQEMAFNDIRTTLQALMAIYDNCNSLHTNAYDEAITTPTEESVRRAMAIQMIINKEFGLAKNENPLQGSFIIEELTDLVEEAVLCEFERISQRGGVLGAMETQYQRGKIQDESMLYEHKKHTGELPIIGVNTYLNPRVEEEGYEIPGELARSTEEEKQLQLTNLRAFQQRNADKAPEALQRLKQVAVSGGNIFAELMETVKVASLGQMTRALYEVGGQYRRNM; encoded by the coding sequence ATGGAACAGGAACCCTATCGCCCCAAACATCACATACGTTTCGTCACCGCCACCAGCCTGTTCGACGGGCATGACGTGTCGATCAACATCATGCGCCGGCTGCTGCAGGATTCCGGCGCCGAGGTCGTCCACCTGGGGCACAACCGGTCGGCGCAGGAAATCGTGCTGACCGCCATCCAGGAAGACGTGCAGGGCATCGCCGTCAGCTCCTACCAGGGCGGGCATCTCGAATTCTTCAAGTACATGTACGACCTGCTGCAGGAATACGGTTCCGGCCACATCAAGATCTTCGGCGGCGGCGGCGGGGTCATCATTCCCGACGAGATCCGGGAGCTGGAGGATTACGGCATCTGCAAGATCTTCTCGCCCGAGGACGGCCGCCGCATGGGCCTGCAGGGAATGATCAACTACAAGCTGCAGCAGTGCGATTTCGCACCGCCGCGGAGAATCGGCCGCGACCTGGAGATGCTTCCCGCCGGCGACCACCAGGCCATCGCCCGCATGATCACCTGCGCCGAGCAGCTGGTCACCGAAGCGAACGGCGAGCTGCAGGCGGCCCACGACCGGGTGAAGGAGCTGGCCAGGGAGGTGCCGGTGGTCGGCATCACCGGCACCGGCGGCGCCGGCAAGAGCTCGCTGACCGACGAGCTGGTGCGGCGCTTTCTGAACGACTTCACCGACAAGCACATCGCCATCCTCTCCGTCGACCCGACCCGCAAGCGGACCGGCGGCGCCCTGCTCGGCGACCGCATCCGCATGAACGCCATCAACAACCCGCGCGTCTACATGCGCTCGCTGGCGACCCGCGATTCGCGCAGCGAACTGTCGGCCGCCATCCGCGAGGCGATGACCGTTCTGAAGGCCGCCAACTTCGACCTGATCATCGTCGAAACCAGCGGCATCGGCCAGGGCGACACCGGCATCATCGAGGTCTGCGACGTCTCGCTCTACGTCATGACCAGCGAGTTCGGCGCCCCGACCCAGCTGGAAAAGATCGACATGCTCGACTTCGCCGATCTGGTCGCCCTGAACAAGATGGAAAAGCGGGGCGCCGAGGACGCCCTGCGCAACGTGCGCAAGCAGGTGCGCCGCAACCGCAAGCTGTTCGAGGCGGCCGACGAGGAGCTGCCGGTCTACGGCACCATCGCCAGTCAGTTCAACGACGCCGGCACCAACCGCCTCTACCGCGCCCTGATCGACAAGCTGAACGAGAAGTGCCGAACCGGCTGGCAGAGCCGGATCGAGATCGGCGACCAGGACAGCCTCGCCCAGCGCATCATCCCGCCGGAAAAGACCAGCTACCTGGGCGAGATTTCCCACACCATCCGCAACTACCGGCAACAGGTGGAGCGGCAGACCGAGCTCGCCCGCCAGCTCTTCCAGCTCGAAGGGGCGAAAAAGCTGCTGCCCGATCCGGCGGCCAGCCTCGACGAGCTGATCGAGCAGACCCGCGACAGGCTGTCCGCCGAAACCCGGCAGACGCTGGAGAAATGGCCGGAGCTGAAAAAGGCCTACCGCCAGGATGTCATGGTGACCAGGGTGCGTGACAGGGAGCTGCGCAACGAGCTGTTCACCACCACCATCTCCGGCACCCGCATTCCCAAGGTCTGCCTGCCCGACTTCGCCGACTACGGCGAGATCGTCCGCTGGTGCATGAAGGAGAACGCCCCCGGCTTCTTCCCCTACACTGCCGGCCTGTTCCCCTTCAAGCGCACCGCCGAAGACCCCAAGCGGCAGTTCGCCGGTGAAGGGACGCCCGAGCGGACCAACCGCCGCTTCCACTTTCTGACCAAGGACGATCCGGCCAAGCGCCTGTCGACCGCCTTCGACAGCATCACCCTCTACGGCGAAGACCCGGACGAGCGGCCCGACATCTACGGCAAGATCGGCATGAGCGGCGTCTCCATCTGCACCCTCGACGACATGGACAAGCTCTTCGCCGGCTTCGACCTGTGCGATCCGATGACCTCGGTTTCACTGACCATCAACGGTCCGGCGCCGATGATCCTGGCCATGTTCCTCAATACCGCCATCCGCCAGCAGGTGGAGAAGTTCCGCAAGGAGAACGGCCGCGAGCCGGACGCCGACGAGTACCACAGAATCAGGGCCTGGACCCTGCAGACGGTGCGCGGCACGGTGCAGGCCGACATCCTCAAGGAAGACCAGGGGCAGAACACCTGCATCTTCTCCACCGAGTTCGCCCTGCGCATGATGGGCGACGTGCAGCAGTATTTCATCGACAACAATGTGCGCAACTACTACTCGGTGTCGATCAGCGGCTACCACATCGCCGAGGCCGGCGCCAACCCGATCAGCCAGCTCGCCTTCACCCTGGCCAACGGTTTCACCTACGTCGAGTACTACCTCGCCCGCGGCATGCACATCGACGATTTCGCGCCCAACCTCTCCTTCTTCTTCAGCAACGGCCTCGACCCCGAATATTCGGTGATCGGCCGGGTGGCGCGTCGCATCTGGGCGGTGGTGATGCGCGACAAGTACGGCGCCAACAAGCGCAGCCAGATGCTCAAGTACCACATCCAGACCTCGGGCCGCTCGCTGCACGCCCAGGAGATGGCCTTCAACGACATCCGCACCACCCTGCAGGCGCTGATGGCGATCTACGACAACTGCAACTCGCTGCACACCAACGCCTACGACGAGGCGATCACCACCCCGACCGAGGAATCGGTGCGGCGGGCGATGGCGATCCAGATGATCATCAACAAGGAGTTCGGCCTGGCGAAGAACGAGAACCCGCTGCAGGGCTCCTTCATCATCGAGGAGCTGACCGACCTGGTCGAAGAGGCGGTGCTGTGCGAGTTCGAGCGCATCAGCCAGCGCGGCGGCGTGCTCGGAGCGATGGAAACCCAGTACCAGCGCGGCAAGATCCAGGACGAATCGATGCTCTACGAGCACAAGAAGCACACCGGAGAGCTGCCGATCATCGGCGTCAACACCTACCTCAACCCGCGGGTCGAGGAAGAGGGCTACGAGATTCCGGGCGAGCTGGCCCGCTCCACCGAAGAGGAGAAACAGCTGCAGCTGACCAATCTGCGCGCCTTCCAGCAGCGCAACGCCGACAAGGCGCCGGAGGCACTGCAGCGGCTCAAGCAGGTGGCGGTCAGCGGCGGCAACATCTTCGCCGAGCTGATGGAGACGGTAAAGGTCGCCTCTCTGGGGCAGATGACCCGCGCCCTGTACGAGGTGGGAGGACAGTACCGGAGAAACATGTAA
- a CDS encoding M24 family metallopeptidase, which translates to MALKTECQVRIANLQQQLQRKELDGALILYPIDLYYFAGTRQNGMLWVPQSGEPLLLIRKSLTRARQESCIDDLRPFPSSRQLTELVGRPGQRIGLTCDVLPIAQLDYLKKVLPEREFVDISGINRNLRSVKSPFEVEKIRHAGEQLSKVFAQVPDFYQPGMREVDLAAEFECRSRKLGSEGYVRMRAYNQELFQGLLVAGGSANQPGFFDGAVTGCGLSAASPHGASTAVIRPDMPLMVDYTAVYDGYIVDMSRIFVPGSIHPDVQHAFDTALEIQRQVIAALRPGAIASELFDLASSIAAEAGLGECFMGVPGEQAKFVGHGVGLELDEMPVLAKGFDVPLQQNQTIAIEPKFLLDGHGVVGIENTWAVDPEGGIRLSPADDRIVTLPAQGEPS; encoded by the coding sequence ATGGCCCTGAAAACCGAATGCCAGGTCCGCATCGCCAACCTCCAGCAACAGCTGCAGCGCAAGGAGCTGGACGGGGCGCTGATCCTCTACCCGATCGACCTTTACTACTTCGCCGGCACCCGGCAGAACGGCATGCTCTGGGTGCCGCAGAGCGGCGAGCCGCTGCTGCTGATCCGCAAGAGCCTGACCCGCGCCCGGCAGGAGAGCTGCATCGACGATTTGCGTCCCTTCCCCTCCAGCCGCCAGCTGACCGAGCTGGTCGGCCGGCCGGGGCAGCGCATCGGCCTGACCTGCGACGTGCTGCCGATCGCCCAGCTCGACTATCTGAAGAAGGTGCTGCCCGAACGCGAGTTTGTCGACATCTCCGGCATCAACCGCAACCTGCGCTCGGTCAAGTCGCCCTTCGAGGTCGAGAAGATCCGCCACGCCGGCGAGCAGCTGAGCAAGGTGTTCGCCCAGGTGCCCGATTTCTACCAGCCGGGAATGCGCGAGGTCGACCTGGCGGCCGAGTTCGAATGCCGTTCGCGCAAGCTCGGCAGCGAGGGCTACGTCAGGATGCGCGCCTACAACCAGGAGCTCTTCCAGGGGCTGCTGGTCGCCGGCGGCAGCGCCAACCAGCCGGGATTCTTCGACGGTGCCGTCACCGGCTGCGGCCTGAGCGCCGCCTCCCCCCACGGTGCCTCGACCGCCGTCATCCGGCCGGACATGCCGCTGATGGTCGACTACACCGCGGTCTACGACGGCTACATCGTCGACATGAGCCGGATTTTCGTCCCCGGAAGCATCCATCCCGACGTCCAGCACGCCTTCGACACCGCCCTTGAAATCCAGCGGCAGGTCATCGCCGCCCTGCGTCCGGGCGCCATCGCCTCGGAGCTGTTCGACCTGGCCAGCAGTATCGCCGCCGAGGCCGGGCTGGGGGAATGCTTCATGGGCGTTCCGGGCGAGCAGGCCAAGTTCGTCGGCCACGGCGTCGGACTCGAGCTGGACGAAATGCCGGTGCTGGCCAAGGGCTTCGACGTGCCACTGCAGCAGAACCAGACCATCGCCATCGAGCCGAAATTCCTGCTCGACGGTCACGGCGTGGTCGGCATCGAAAATACCTGGGCGGTCGACCCCGAGGGCGGCATCCGGCTTTCGCCGGCCGACGACCGGATCGTCACCCTGCCGGCGCAAGGAGAACCGTCGTGA